A genomic region of Leptospira mtsangambouensis contains the following coding sequences:
- the mce gene encoding mammalian cell entry protein Mce encodes MPTVGRALIVGLLFIFSLVAVGYFTIVTEGGPFQKSGYQLPVYFPDAEGIKIGNKVTIHGVPFGYVSKIRLVQIDEYGNLLPEGETGIGTKVELTLLLKGKVQLFSNYEITIKNESLLSGRVVSLDPGSKFPVDPKTKEYMMTEPALTKVEISPRSGKMIPIQGKVTQDPLVSLSELIAENRSDIRKTVQNIAGITGKINEGQGTLGKLINESDVHKSVNTTLGDAQVVLKELREGLEDTREQAPVTSFIRSALSAF; translated from the coding sequence ATGCCTACCGTAGGTCGTGCTCTCATTGTCGGTCTTCTATTTATCTTTTCACTTGTAGCTGTGGGTTATTTTACCATTGTCACAGAAGGTGGCCCTTTTCAAAAATCAGGATACCAACTCCCCGTTTATTTTCCCGATGCAGAAGGAATCAAAATCGGGAACAAAGTCACCATCCACGGGGTTCCTTTCGGTTATGTTTCTAAAATCCGATTGGTGCAAATTGACGAATATGGAAACCTACTGCCCGAGGGAGAAACAGGGATTGGAACCAAGGTGGAGCTCACCCTTCTCTTAAAAGGAAAGGTGCAGCTTTTTTCTAACTACGAAATCACAATCAAAAACGAAAGTTTACTTTCGGGCCGGGTGGTCTCTCTCGACCCAGGTTCTAAGTTTCCGGTCGATCCCAAAACCAAAGAATACATGATGACGGAGCCTGCCCTCACCAAAGTGGAGATCTCTCCAAGGTCGGGAAAAATGATACCCATCCAAGGAAAGGTCACCCAAGACCCACTCGTATCTCTTTCCGAACTCATTGCCGAAAACCGCTCCGACATTCGGAAAACAGTGCAAAACATTGCCGGGATCACAGGAAAGATCAACGAAGGACAAGGGACACTCGGAAAACTCATCAATGAAAGTGATGTCCACAAATCGGTCAATACCACCCTTGGGGATGCCCAAGTGGTTTTGAAGGAACTACGGGAAGGATTGGAAGATACAAGGGAACAAGCACCTGTGACCAGTTTCATTCGCTCCGCTCTTAGTGCTTTTTAA
- the lpxC gene encoding UDP-3-O-acyl-N-acetylglucosamine deacetylase: MVTAIHRKTIQNSITLRGIGVHSGKMVTLRLHPAEANTGLIFYLYKGTQKIRIPVSLDHVVDTSNATTIGDGSSNRVQTIEHLLAAVHTLGITDCIFEIDSVEVPIMDGSSLPFWEGIRSAGIRVLDETIEPITIANPIWVVDGDKYLVMLPSDELKVTYSIDFNHPLLRGQSYTTTLDESILGTDILPARTFGFLKDVEALQARGLAMGGSLDNAVVLTDDGYLNDTLRYDNECVRHKILDLIGDLAVMGRPFRGHLIASKAGHALDISLAKCIMSQVTGNELTQFKSKRIPLFSKKQAVR; the protein is encoded by the coding sequence ATGGTAACGGCGATACACAGAAAAACGATCCAAAACTCCATCACTCTCAGGGGAATTGGCGTCCATTCCGGAAAAATGGTGACTTTACGGCTCCATCCTGCGGAAGCAAATACAGGACTGATCTTTTACCTCTACAAAGGGACCCAAAAAATCCGAATTCCCGTCTCTCTCGACCATGTTGTCGACACAAGTAACGCCACTACCATCGGAGACGGAAGTTCCAACCGGGTGCAAACCATCGAGCACCTTCTCGCCGCAGTCCATACCTTAGGCATTACTGATTGTATTTTTGAAATTGATTCCGTCGAAGTTCCCATTATGGACGGATCCTCACTTCCTTTTTGGGAAGGAATCCGCTCCGCAGGGATTCGAGTTCTAGACGAAACCATCGAACCCATTACCATCGCAAACCCGATTTGGGTTGTAGACGGGGACAAATACCTCGTCATGTTGCCTTCCGATGAATTAAAAGTCACTTATAGCATCGATTTTAACCACCCACTTTTGCGTGGACAATCCTACACCACTACCCTTGACGAATCCATTTTAGGAACAGACATCCTTCCTGCCCGAACCTTCGGGTTTTTGAAAGATGTGGAAGCCTTGCAAGCCCGTGGCCTAGCAATGGGTGGCTCTCTTGACAATGCAGTGGTTCTCACTGACGACGGGTATCTCAACGATACTTTGCGTTATGACAACGAATGTGTTCGCCATAAAATTTTGGATTTGATTGGGGATTTGGCTGTGATGGGGAGACCATTCCGTGGCCATCTCATTGCTTCCAAAGCGGGACATGCCCTAGACATTTCTCTTGCCAAATGCATCATGAGCCAAGTCACTGGAAACGAACTCACCCAGTTCAAAAGCAAACGAATTCCGCTCTTTTCTAAAAAACAAGCGGTACGTTAG
- the ptsP gene encoding phosphoenolpyruvate--protein phosphotransferase — MEEKTTFKGISAYPGTVYGKVFRWKQSKRKREDRTDLSPDEIKEEVELLKKGLLKTEEDLADLVQKSKSNRELSEILESQIVFLNDPLFRARVFERIAQNNESAGLALETAVSSLYDEFQSIPDEFFRERADHILDIGKRIESNLYPDKVADQTKIPDDVILIAKEITPSEMIQLGKCKLRGIATDFGGKTGHTAIIARNYGIPTIVGLKNITSHVEDDDYILLDATKGILNRSPGIDEIKLAGIKSEIHKVQPVREVSDGPKEIKTKDGKKFSLRANIDSEDEVDLAFEQGADGIGLVRTEILFIRYVEFKPTEEEQFAVYKRILLKMVGRPVTFRVWDIGADKMENGYEEENPFLGNRGIRYLLRHPHFFKEQLRALLRASEFGTMRIMLPMITTRSEILQTKVLFAECLEELKQTGLAITKKIPLGIMVETPACALNLPFLGNQVDFYSVGTNDLLQYLLAVERNNHLVGDLYNPWQVVFLLLLKNIADVANSQKKPISICGEIGSDPMFTAVLIGLGFRDLSSALPLMREVGEKVQEISTWKAKLLAEQVIALAGEEKFEEIEALVLETKG; from the coding sequence ATGGAAGAAAAAACCACATTCAAAGGCATTTCCGCCTATCCAGGCACCGTATATGGCAAGGTTTTCCGTTGGAAACAATCCAAACGGAAACGGGAAGACCGAACCGATCTTTCTCCCGATGAAATCAAAGAAGAAGTGGAACTCCTTAAAAAAGGACTACTCAAAACTGAGGAAGATCTAGCTGATCTCGTCCAAAAATCCAAGTCGAACCGTGAACTTTCGGAAATTTTAGAATCCCAAATTGTATTCCTAAACGACCCACTCTTTCGGGCTCGTGTATTCGAAAGAATTGCACAAAACAACGAATCGGCGGGACTTGCCCTTGAAACAGCCGTTAGCTCCTTGTATGATGAATTCCAATCCATACCAGATGAATTTTTCAGAGAACGTGCGGATCATATTTTAGATATTGGAAAAAGGATCGAATCCAATCTTTACCCGGATAAAGTAGCCGACCAAACAAAAATTCCAGATGATGTCATCCTCATTGCAAAAGAAATCACTCCTTCGGAGATGATCCAACTGGGGAAATGCAAACTTAGGGGGATAGCGACCGATTTCGGAGGAAAAACAGGTCACACGGCAATCATCGCAAGAAATTATGGAATCCCCACAATTGTCGGTTTAAAAAACATCACCTCACACGTAGAAGATGATGATTATATTTTACTCGATGCCACTAAAGGAATTCTCAACAGGTCCCCCGGAATCGATGAAATCAAACTTGCTGGAATTAAAAGTGAAATCCACAAAGTGCAACCTGTTCGTGAAGTCAGTGACGGTCCGAAGGAAATCAAAACCAAAGATGGAAAAAAGTTTTCTCTTCGTGCCAATATAGATTCTGAAGACGAAGTGGATTTGGCTTTTGAACAAGGAGCCGATGGGATTGGTCTTGTTCGAACAGAAATTTTATTCATTCGTTATGTAGAATTCAAACCTACAGAAGAAGAACAATTTGCAGTTTATAAACGAATTTTACTAAAAATGGTAGGACGTCCCGTCACTTTCCGCGTATGGGACATTGGTGCCGATAAAATGGAGAATGGATACGAAGAAGAAAATCCTTTTCTTGGCAATCGAGGGATTCGTTATCTACTAAGACATCCTCACTTTTTTAAAGAACAACTAAGGGCACTTCTTCGCGCCAGTGAATTCGGAACCATGCGAATCATGCTTCCTATGATCACCACTAGATCCGAAATTTTACAAACCAAAGTTTTGTTTGCGGAATGTCTAGAAGAACTAAAACAAACAGGACTAGCAATCACCAAAAAAATTCCACTTGGGATTATGGTGGAAACACCTGCTTGCGCTTTAAACTTACCTTTTCTTGGAAATCAGGTTGATTTTTATAGTGTGGGAACCAATGACCTTTTACAATATTTACTCGCAGTGGAACGTAACAATCATTTGGTGGGAGATTTGTATAATCCTTGGCAAGTGGTCTTTTTGTTGTTGTTAAAAAACATTGCAGATGTGGCCAATTCCCAAAAGAAACCCATTAGCATTTGCGGTGAAATCGGCAGTGATCCCATGTTTACCGCTGTCCTCATTGGTCTTGGGTTTCGAGATTTGAGTTCAGCTCTACCTCTGATGCGGGAAGTGGGAGAAAAAGTGCAAGAGATTTCTACATGGAAAGCAAAACTTCTGGCTGAACAGGTGATTGCACTTGCAGGGGAAGAAAAGTTCGAAGAAATAGAAGCCTTGGTTTTAGAAACCAAGGGTTAA
- a CDS encoding peptide MFS transporter codes for MEKQDQIESHIHPKGITPLFLTEMWERLSYYGMRALLVLYLVKSLGFSDADAGAVYAFYTSFVYLTPVLGGYLTDRFFSYQFSIYLGSFLMLCGHISLAFSDLSFFYLGLVLLALGNGFFKPNMSTIFGRLYNEKPGLRDSGFTIFYMGINLGGLIGPIICGSLGEQVDWHLGFLSAGVGMGIGMIVFYFGSKRLPSSIWNKGNDLILPSSVSLSDHETKPKILLIVLLSFFSIFFWMAFEQMGSSLNLFALRNTDRFLFGFEIPASVLQSINPLFILLFGPLVSILWTTLAKKNRNPNPVLKFVLSLVLLGIGFLVMVVAGEVAETGISVSILFLVFVYFWNTLSELCLSPVGLSFVSQMAPVKYASVLMGIWFLSNAFGHYAAGILSGYQNQWGSMTVFYGFFVLCSWLGAILLYSIYVWKKKSILHLLAGGEKKDTLSLDLNRI; via the coding sequence TTGGAAAAGCAGGACCAAATAGAATCGCATATACACCCGAAGGGGATCACTCCACTGTTTCTCACTGAAATGTGGGAAAGATTGAGTTATTATGGAATGAGGGCACTCCTTGTTTTGTATTTAGTAAAATCTTTGGGTTTTTCTGATGCAGATGCAGGAGCAGTTTATGCTTTTTATACCAGTTTTGTTTATCTAACACCAGTTCTTGGGGGATACCTAACAGATCGTTTTTTTAGTTATCAGTTTTCTATTTATCTAGGCAGCTTTTTAATGTTATGTGGACATATTTCTCTTGCCTTCTCAGACCTTTCATTTTTTTATTTAGGCCTTGTTTTACTTGCTTTAGGAAACGGTTTTTTTAAGCCCAATATGTCTACCATCTTTGGAAGATTGTACAATGAAAAACCAGGATTACGAGACAGTGGATTTACGATTTTTTATATGGGAATTAATTTAGGTGGCCTCATCGGTCCTATCATTTGTGGGAGTTTAGGAGAACAAGTGGATTGGCATTTGGGATTTTTATCTGCCGGTGTTGGTATGGGTATTGGAATGATCGTTTTTTATTTCGGAAGTAAACGCCTGCCAAGTTCCATTTGGAACAAGGGAAACGATTTGATATTACCATCTAGCGTAAGTTTGTCGGATCACGAGACCAAACCTAAAATTTTACTCATTGTCCTACTTTCGTTTTTTAGCATTTTCTTTTGGATGGCCTTCGAACAAATGGGTTCTTCTCTTAATTTATTTGCCTTACGAAATACGGATCGGTTTCTTTTTGGTTTTGAAATTCCTGCTTCCGTATTACAATCCATCAACCCTTTGTTTATCCTTCTTTTTGGACCTCTTGTTTCTATCCTTTGGACTACCTTAGCCAAAAAGAACAGGAACCCCAATCCAGTTTTGAAATTTGTGCTGAGTTTGGTTCTACTGGGGATTGGTTTTCTTGTGATGGTGGTGGCAGGGGAAGTGGCAGAAACAGGAATCTCTGTTTCGATTCTTTTTTTAGTTTTTGTGTATTTTTGGAATACGTTGAGCGAACTTTGTCTTTCTCCTGTGGGTTTGTCCTTTGTCAGCCAAATGGCTCCGGTGAAATATGCATCGGTTCTTATGGGGATTTGGTTTTTATCCAATGCTTTTGGGCATTATGCTGCAGGAATTTTATCAGGATACCAAAACCAATGGGGAAGTATGACAGTTTTTTATGGATTTTTTGTTCTATGTTCTTGGTTAGGTGCCATTTTGTTATACAGTATTTACGTTTGGAAAAAAAAGTCAATCTTGCATCTGTTAGCAGGTGGGGAGAAAAAGGATACTTTGTCTTTAGACCTCAATCGAATCTAA
- a CDS encoding cob(I)yrinic acid a,c-diamide adenosyltransferase yields the protein MKIYTKFGDGGQTYLASGIKVSKTDPRVDLYGSCDELNSTLGLALSFAKDLSLESNFLEYLKSIQSFLFEIGSELAGYVPRDSKEGTVVHLTDVESLEKEIDRLMEVLPEIKFFILPGGSSMASALHIARTICRRLERDLLVFIESGGEIHSDLRIYLNRLSDYLFAAARFVNHAIGQEETIWKSRTK from the coding sequence TTGAAAATCTACACCAAATTTGGCGATGGTGGTCAGACCTACCTTGCCTCTGGAATCAAGGTCTCCAAAACAGATCCAAGAGTGGATCTTTATGGAAGTTGTGATGAATTGAATAGCACCCTTGGCCTGGCCCTTTCTTTTGCCAAAGACCTCAGCTTGGAATCGAACTTTCTTGAGTATTTAAAGAGCATTCAAAGTTTTCTTTTTGAAATTGGATCGGAACTTGCAGGGTATGTGCCTAGAGATTCGAAAGAGGGAACAGTGGTTCATTTGACTGATGTCGAAAGTTTGGAAAAAGAAATTGATCGTTTGATGGAAGTTCTTCCTGAGATTAAATTTTTTATTCTTCCGGGTGGATCATCTATGGCAAGTGCTCTCCATATCGCTCGTACGATTTGTCGTCGTTTAGAAAGAGACCTACTTGTTTTTATTGAATCGGGAGGAGAAATCCATTCCGATTTAAGAATATACCTCAATCGACTTTCTGATTATTTATTTGCGGCAGCACGTTTTGTGAATCATGCAATAGGACAAGAGGAAACCATTTGGAAAAGCAGGACCAAATAG
- a CDS encoding flagellin, producing MIINHNISALVAKRALTNTSRDMDKSMEHLATGMRINRAGDDSLGFAVSEKLRSQIRGLGQAERNTQDGMSFIQVTEGSLDQVNSILQRLRELSVQSSNGIYSNEDRKLVQLEVSQLVEEVERIGTSAEFNKIKPLDGRFSRASKNPMTLQVGANGSEKIELYINTMTSSSLKLKTAGSKLTLSTPNKASDSLQVLDDAITKVNRLRSDLGAYYNRLDLTLKSLSNNYVNIVSSESQVRDADMATEMVEYSKNQILTKSGVAMLAQANLRPESVVKLLTDRY from the coding sequence ATGATTATCAATCACAACATCAGCGCGCTAGTTGCGAAACGAGCGCTCACAAACACTAGTCGTGACATGGACAAGTCCATGGAGCACCTAGCAACAGGTATGCGGATCAACAGAGCAGGAGATGACTCTCTGGGATTTGCAGTGTCAGAAAAACTAAGATCGCAGATTCGGGGCCTTGGCCAAGCAGAACGAAATACCCAGGATGGTATGTCGTTCATCCAGGTGACCGAAGGATCTTTAGACCAAGTAAACTCAATCTTACAGAGGTTACGCGAACTTTCAGTGCAATCCTCAAATGGGATTTACTCTAACGAAGACAGAAAACTGGTTCAGTTAGAAGTATCCCAACTTGTGGAAGAAGTGGAAAGAATCGGGACTTCTGCTGAGTTTAACAAAATCAAACCATTGGATGGACGGTTTTCTCGTGCTTCCAAAAATCCAATGACTTTGCAAGTGGGTGCGAACGGTTCAGAGAAAATAGAACTCTATATCAATACGATGACAAGTTCTTCACTCAAACTAAAAACAGCTGGGAGCAAGTTGACTCTATCAACTCCTAATAAGGCATCCGATTCACTCCAAGTTTTGGATGATGCAATCACCAAGGTCAACCGCTTGCGGTCTGATCTCGGAGCCTATTACAACCGATTGGATTTAACATTGAAATCACTGAGTAACAACTATGTGAACATTGTTTCTTCTGAATCGCAAGTAAGGGATGCTGACATGGCAACGGAAATGGTAGAATATTCCAAAAACCAAATCCTTACCAAATCAGGTGTGGCGATGCTTGCACAAGCAAACCTCCGACCGGAATCCGTAGTAAAACTCCTCACGGACAGATACTAA
- a CDS encoding OmpA family protein: MKQIISGILSLSLLSTISCGLSDNTKRLILSTSIGCGVGLALGAVYDEAQRKKDSKDKKNDIQRQIKSSLAMEKKKPQNKGKIVGLGAGCLAGLGTGFYLNTMYDNMAEEMKKQGITLTKSERGGETVALTATMDGGIAFEDGKADLKGKGKENIDKLAEALAAYPETKVNISGHANKTGSEDLNLSLSKDRAVTAKNALTSNGVENKRIGTIEGLGSSSPLKGVDPKDGSNRRVEVEIVPAS, from the coding sequence TTGAAACAAATCATCTCAGGAATTCTATCCCTATCATTACTTTCCACAATCTCTTGTGGATTATCTGACAATACAAAAAGACTTATCCTAAGCACTTCCATTGGCTGTGGCGTTGGTCTGGCGCTTGGTGCAGTGTACGATGAAGCACAACGTAAAAAAGATTCTAAAGACAAAAAGAACGACATCCAAAGACAAATCAAATCTTCATTGGCTATGGAAAAGAAAAAGCCACAAAACAAAGGTAAGATTGTAGGTCTAGGAGCAGGATGTTTGGCTGGACTTGGAACTGGTTTTTATCTCAATACAATGTACGACAACATGGCAGAAGAGATGAAAAAACAAGGAATCACTCTAACAAAAAGTGAAAGAGGCGGAGAAACAGTTGCTCTCACTGCAACTATGGATGGAGGAATTGCTTTCGAAGATGGAAAGGCTGACCTCAAAGGAAAAGGTAAAGAAAATATTGATAAGTTGGCTGAAGCACTTGCAGCCTATCCAGAAACCAAAGTTAATATCTCTGGTCATGCCAATAAAACTGGTTCAGAAGATCTCAACCTAAGCCTTTCCAAAGACCGAGCAGTGACTGCAAAAAATGCTCTCACTAGCAATGGTGTGGAAAACAAACGAATTGGAACCATTGAAGGACTTGGGTCTTCTTCACCTCTCAAAGGAGTAGATCCAAAAGACGGATCCAACCGCCGTGTAGAAGTGGAAATTGTTCCCGCAAGTTAA
- a CDS encoding YbaB/EbfC family nucleoid-associated protein: MFGGAGGNKFDMLKQMKKMRSQVKTMEKELAGLNFVGISKNKLLSVTLDGKFQMKSIQIEDELLDKKDKNLLEKSIQEAYTKALQDAQAGAAKQMQAMGGFPGLGM, translated from the coding sequence ATGTTCGGTGGAGCGGGCGGAAACAAGTTTGATATGCTCAAACAGATGAAAAAAATGCGATCGCAGGTAAAAACCATGGAAAAGGAACTTGCCGGTCTCAATTTTGTAGGAATTTCAAAAAACAAACTTCTCTCTGTGACTTTGGATGGAAAGTTCCAAATGAAATCCATTCAGATTGAAGATGAACTCCTTGATAAAAAAGATAAAAATCTTCTAGAAAAGTCCATCCAGGAAGCTTATACAAAGGCTTTGCAAGACGCACAAGCCGGTGCCGCCAAACAAATGCAGGCCATGGGCGGATTTCCGGGACTCGGAATGTAA
- a CDS encoding cyclic nucleotide-binding domain-containing protein yields the protein MIHPNSPYKRIWDLFVFICITYFAIEVPIRLVFHYKLSAGVNFFERAIQIVFGIDVILNFNTAILKDRLLIHNRRIVTKTYLRSWFLIDFLSAFPFDLFGGFFFQYFGVTDSLKILRLLRSVRVFELFKSLRLLALGADSDDRFKLVEVINPMTFRLIFFVYWTSLFAHWVACGWIHLGPEFLPDKDITTRYIRALYWSVTTLTTIGYGDITPVTNSQTIYTMGVMILGVGIYGYVIGNIATLLSNLDISRVTFQEKLNTIDSFIKYKKLPPNLANRIRSYYVNLWENKHGIDETEIWDQLPSGIKIDVSMFLHNHLISVVPFFKNAPEELKREVVLELKPAFYMKGDVIFREGDVPHNMYFLSKGHVEVIKEKTGEIFATLNSGSFFGEMSLIDDSLRTATIKAGSYCDVYTLGKDRFAEILKHHPGFAKHIQGIAEERKKNQASKSNPNETH from the coding sequence ATGATCCATCCAAATTCTCCGTACAAACGAATCTGGGATCTTTTTGTATTTATTTGTATTACTTACTTTGCCATTGAAGTGCCAATTCGTTTGGTCTTTCACTATAAACTATCTGCCGGTGTGAACTTCTTTGAAAGGGCAATCCAAATTGTATTTGGAATTGATGTAATCTTAAATTTTAACACAGCAATTTTAAAAGACAGACTCCTCATTCATAATAGAAGAATTGTCACAAAAACTTATTTACGCTCTTGGTTTCTCATCGATTTTTTATCTGCTTTTCCTTTTGATCTTTTTGGGGGATTTTTTTTCCAATACTTCGGAGTGACCGATAGTTTAAAAATTTTACGCCTGCTCCGTTCGGTTCGTGTGTTTGAACTTTTTAAATCACTTAGACTTTTGGCCTTGGGTGCGGATTCCGATGACCGCTTCAAACTGGTCGAAGTGATCAATCCTATGACCTTTCGATTGATCTTTTTTGTTTATTGGACAAGTCTATTTGCGCATTGGGTGGCTTGTGGTTGGATCCACCTTGGACCAGAGTTTTTGCCGGATAAGGATATAACCACTAGATACATTCGTGCCTTATATTGGTCTGTGACAACCCTCACAACAATCGGGTATGGGGACATCACACCGGTCACAAACAGCCAAACCATCTATACAATGGGAGTGATGATTTTAGGTGTCGGTATTTATGGATATGTCATTGGTAATATTGCCACCCTACTTTCTAATTTAGATATTTCTCGTGTCACCTTCCAAGAGAAATTAAATACAATCGATAGTTTTATTAAATATAAAAAATTACCACCTAACCTTGCCAATCGAATCCGTTCCTACTATGTCAATCTTTGGGAAAACAAACACGGAATTGATGAAACCGAAATTTGGGACCAACTTCCATCCGGTATCAAAATTGATGTGTCCATGTTTTTGCATAATCATTTGATTTCAGTGGTTCCATTTTTCAAAAATGCACCAGAAGAATTAAAAAGAGAAGTGGTTTTAGAATTAAAACCTGCTTTTTATATGAAAGGTGATGTCATCTTCAGAGAAGGTGATGTCCCGCACAATATGTACTTTTTATCGAAAGGCCATGTGGAAGTGATCAAAGAAAAAACGGGAGAAATATTCGCAACACTCAATTCCGGTTCTTTTTTTGGCGAGATGAGTTTGATTGATGACTCTTTAAGAACCGCAACTATTAAAGCAGGATCTTATTGCGATGTTTATACACTTGGAAAAGACCGGTTTGCTGAAATATTAAAACACCACCCCGGATTTGCAAAACACATCCAAGGGATCGCAGAAGAAAGAAAAAAAAACCAAGCATCTAAATCAAACCCAAATGAAACTCATTAA
- a CDS encoding ParA family protein: MKVISISNIKGGSGKSTTAAHLACALARRGKTLVIDMDMQGDLTDFCLPDLDLAQLDESNVMSVLLGMKRITDCIRETKTFDVLPSTLSLAKLTKYNPDSTSLCLQFKRALEEVRNKYKFVVIDTPGSAKHELTTAIYNSELILIPVTPSKWTIRAVNLLLDEISQTETIFSQKKKIAFVPSWFGPSKKHRDLLDKLKQIEEIPTLSEIPKSETIKTKTEKQESLKKDSNAWHAFDVLADESIALVDPENSILFMKP; this comes from the coding sequence ATGAAGGTCATTTCGATTTCCAATATCAAAGGGGGGAGTGGAAAGTCTACTACAGCTGCTCACTTGGCCTGTGCCCTTGCCAGAAGGGGGAAAACTCTGGTCATCGACATGGACATGCAGGGAGATTTGACAGATTTTTGTTTGCCTGATTTGGATCTAGCCCAACTAGACGAATCGAATGTCATGAGTGTCCTCCTTGGGATGAAGAGGATCACTGACTGCATTCGAGAAACCAAAACCTTCGATGTATTGCCTTCTACACTTAGTTTAGCAAAACTCACCAAATACAATCCTGATTCAACTAGCCTTTGCCTACAATTCAAACGTGCATTAGAAGAAGTACGAAACAAATATAAATTTGTGGTCATCGATACACCGGGTTCTGCCAAACATGAACTCACCACTGCAATTTATAATTCAGAACTGATTTTGATTCCGGTGACTCCGAGTAAGTGGACCATCCGAGCAGTGAATTTGCTTCTTGATGAAATTTCGCAAACAGAAACTATCTTTAGCCAAAAGAAAAAAATAGCCTTTGTTCCATCCTGGTTTGGACCTTCTAAAAAACACAGAGATTTACTGGACAAACTAAAACAGATTGAAGAGATTCCTACACTTTCTGAAATTCCTAAATCAGAAACCATCAAAACGAAAACAGAAAAACAAGAGAGTTTAAAAAAAGACAGCAATGCTTGGCATGCCTTTGATGTGTTAGCTGACGAATCCATTGCCCTTGTTGATCCAGAAAATTCGATTCTTTTTATGAAACCTTAG
- a CDS encoding YopX family protein, which produces MAFTIRFRVWDKQEKEFTQKGFSLTLDGKLLKFGQPISNEDNYVVNSFTGLKDKYDKDLFEEDIIEHTVAKGGNLTQHTGVIRYNNEHGAFYLENGPPILQLFSIRKVGNPYENPVLYDLYLKSKS; this is translated from the coding sequence ATGGCATTTACAATTCGGTTCCGCGTTTGGGACAAACAAGAAAAAGAATTCACCCAGAAAGGCTTTAGTTTAACCCTCGATGGAAAACTTCTGAAGTTTGGACAACCAATTTCGAATGAAGACAATTATGTTGTAAATAGTTTCACTGGTCTCAAAGACAAATATGATAAAGATCTTTTTGAAGAAGACATCATTGAACATACGGTTGCCAAAGGTGGAAACCTAACACAACATACAGGGGTAATTCGTTATAACAACGAACATGGGGCCTTCTATTTGGAAAATGGGCCTCCTATTCTACAACTTTTCTCCATCCGTAAGGTGGGAAATCCATATGAAAATCCCGTTCTATATGATTTGTATTTAAAAAGTAAATCTTGA